In one Nitrososphaerota archaeon genomic region, the following are encoded:
- a CDS encoding CDC48 family AAA ATPase, with amino-acid sequence MLKNKELRLRVAEARRRDVGYGIARIDREVGASIGLSTGDIIEIQGKKIAAATLWLGYSDEKEKDIIRIDGYIRSNAGVSLNEYVIVKKADVKEAFSITLAPVNTSIKTDENLTRIIKSRLIDYPVIQKNIIPVLFFGNLFTFAVLQTKPSGVVKITPKTNIIIQSRVLQEKALKASVTYEDIGGLKDEIQRIREMIELPLKFPEIFQKLGVEPPKGVLLYGPPGCGKTLLAKAVANESEANFILVNGPEIMSKYYGETEARFREIFKRAEENAPSIIFIDEIDAIAPKRGEVTGEVEKRVVAQLLALMDGLESRGQVIVIGATNRIEAVDPALRRPGRFDREIEIGIPSKNDRKEILQIHTRGMPLSSDVDLDGLAELTKGYTGADLAALCREAAMKCIRRVLPSIEYSEENISPELLESLEVTMKDFLEAYKEITPTAMREVEVEVSNVRWEDIGGLEEVKQKLIEAIEWPLKYPEKFSRMGISPPKGVLLYGPPGCGKTLLAKAVANESEANFILVNGPEIFSKWVGESEKAIREIFRKARMAAPSIVFFDEIEAIATRKELLGDDSGVSYRVISQLVTEIDGVKKLSDVIVIGATNRPDLIDPAMLRPGRLDWLVYVPPPDEKARLQILKIYTNKMPLSPDVSLEYLAKITDGYTGADLENICREAALQAMRRDINSDVVTFNDFENALKTIKPSISSSMIKEYERIKERIRVSERPSPIVG; translated from the coding sequence ATGTTGAAGAATAAAGAACTTAGATTAAGAGTAGCTGAAGCAAGACGTAGAGATGTTGGTTATGGAATTGCACGTATAGATAGAGAAGTAGGTGCAAGTATAGGTCTTTCAACAGGAGATATTATAGAAATTCAAGGTAAAAAAATTGCAGCTGCAACTTTATGGTTAGGATACTCTGATGAGAAAGAGAAAGATATTATTAGAATAGATGGGTATATAAGAAGTAATGCTGGAGTATCACTAAACGAATATGTTATAGTGAAAAAAGCTGATGTAAAAGAAGCATTCTCAATAACTTTAGCACCTGTTAATACATCTATAAAAACTGATGAAAATTTAACAAGAATAATAAAAAGTAGATTAATAGATTATCCAGTAATTCAAAAGAATATTATTCCTGTATTATTCTTTGGAAATTTATTTACTTTTGCAGTATTACAAACAAAACCTTCTGGAGTAGTTAAAATCACACCTAAAACAAATATTATAATACAAAGTAGAGTTTTACAAGAAAAAGCTCTTAAAGCGAGTGTAACATATGAAGATATAGGTGGCCTTAAAGATGAAATTCAAAGAATTAGAGAAATGATAGAACTTCCATTAAAATTTCCAGAAATATTCCAAAAATTGGGTGTAGAGCCACCAAAAGGAGTATTATTATATGGTCCACCAGGATGTGGAAAAACACTTTTAGCAAAAGCTGTTGCAAATGAAAGTGAAGCAAACTTTATACTTGTAAATGGTCCAGAGATAATGAGTAAATATTATGGAGAAACTGAAGCAAGATTTAGAGAAATATTTAAGAGAGCTGAAGAAAATGCTCCTAGCATAATTTTCATAGATGAAATAGATGCCATTGCTCCAAAAAGAGGGGAAGTAACAGGAGAAGTAGAGAAAAGAGTTGTTGCACAATTACTTGCTTTAATGGATGGACTTGAAAGTAGAGGTCAAGTTATAGTTATAGGCGCAACAAATAGGATAGAAGCAGTAGATCCTGCTCTTAGAAGGCCTGGAAGATTTGATAGAGAAATTGAAATTGGAATACCTAGCAAAAATGATAGAAAAGAAATACTTCAAATACATACACGTGGAATGCCACTTTCATCTGATGTAGATCTTGATGGATTAGCTGAACTTACTAAAGGATATACAGGAGCAGATTTAGCTGCACTTTGTAGAGAAGCTGCTATGAAATGTATTAGAAGAGTTTTGCCTAGTATAGAATATTCTGAAGAAAATATTTCACCTGAATTATTGGAAAGTTTGGAAGTAACAATGAAAGATTTTCTTGAAGCTTATAAAGAAATTACTCCTACAGCAATGAGAGAAGTTGAAGTAGAAGTATCAAATGTTAGATGGGAAGATATTGGTGGTCTTGAAGAAGTAAAACAAAAATTAATTGAGGCAATCGAATGGCCTTTAAAATATCCTGAGAAATTTTCTAGAATGGGAATTTCTCCACCAAAAGGAGTATTATTATATGGTCCACCAGGATGTGGAAAAACACTTTTAGCAAAAGCTGTTGCAAATGAAAGTGAAGCAAACTTTATACTTGTAAATGGTCCAGAAATATTTAGTAAATGGGTTGGAGAATCTGAAAAAGCAATAAGAGAAATATTTAGAAAAGCTAGGATGGCTGCACCTTCAATAGTATTCTTTGATGAAATAGAAGCAATTGCTACGAGAAAAGAATTGCTTGGAGATGATTCTGGAGTATCTTATAGAGTAATAAGCCAATTAGTAACAGAAATAGATGGAGTTAAGAAACTTTCAGATGTTATCGTTATAGGTGCAACAAATAGGCCAGATTTAATAGATCCAGCAATGCTTAGACCAGGTAGATTGGATTGGCTTGTTTATGTTCCTCCACCAGATGAAAAAGCAAGATTACAAATATTAAAAATATATACGAATAAGATGCCATTATCTCCTGATGTATCACTTGAATATTTAGCAAAAATAACAGATGGATACACAGGAGCAGACTTAGAAAATATATGTAGGGAAGCTGCTTTGCAAGCAATGAGAAGGGATATAAATTCTGATGTTGTTACTTTTAATGATTTTGAAAATGCATTAAAAACAATTAAACCAAGCATATCTTCTTCGATGATCAAAGAATATGAAAGGATAAAAGAAAGGATAAGAGTAAGCGAAAGGCCTTCTCCAATAGTAGGATAA
- a CDS encoding elongation factor 1-beta encodes MAKVLATYRVFPNSDEIDLKKLLNSINEKLPENFKIYAYKEEPIAFGLKALIIQILMPDEAGYSRKIEEFLEGFEGISEVTVINVQRFHE; translated from the coding sequence ATGGCAAAAGTATTAGCAACATATAGGGTTTTCCCAAATAGTGATGAAATAGATTTAAAAAAATTGTTAAATTCAATAAATGAAAAATTACCAGAAAATTTTAAAATTTATGCATATAAAGAAGAACCAATAGCTTTTGGATTAAAAGCATTAATAATACAAATTTTAATGCCTGATGAAGCTGGTTATTCAAGAAAAATTGAAGAATTTTTAGAAGGGTTTGAGGGAATTTCTGAAGTAACTGTTATAAATGTGCAAAGATTTCATGAATAA
- a CDS encoding zinc finger domain-containing protein, producing the protein MSKIVLPICNWCHKPIIPREKSVNFPCPNCGKIIIWRCGKCRSMGQPYICPACGFKGP; encoded by the coding sequence ATGAGCAAAATAGTTTTACCAATTTGCAATTGGTGCCATAAACCAATTATTCCAAGAGAGAAAAGTGTCAATTTCCCTTGTCCAAATTGTGGAAAAATAATAATTTGGAGATGTGGAAAATGTAGAAGCATGGGCCAACCATACATATGCCCTGCGTGTGGTTTTAAAGGACCATAA
- a CDS encoding NAD(P)/FAD-dependent oxidoreductase yields MKNMQLKDLDIIIIGAGPAGLISAIHSSKNKCKVLLLEEHNHIGKPEKCAGLLSISGLKKINIPIENFYIQNFINGAIIKSPKNNIIEINPKRKVAIVVNRRLFDQFLASLAIKEGAYIELGVKALKILNNEKNVKIFSSNKKEYCAKIAINAMGKNSIQLGYKTGRNIEKWLPAIQAIIANHSFQKDYAYIFFKEYIKGFFGYFVPINEEIGKIGLATKYFPLKAFNKFIKEESPKSKIIGISFSSIYTGKPIKPAYKNRMLFVGDAAGHVKATTGGGIIFGGLGAIYAGEIASKICKLEKENKDIFNIYEKLLEKKIYPELETMAFLRNFLNNISIPFFEKIFKIVKESGLEKDIENFGDMDFQRRTIINILKKNILRNGVNIFYNFIRTFF; encoded by the coding sequence ATGAAAAATATGCAATTAAAAGATTTGGATATAATTATCATTGGAGCTGGTCCAGCAGGATTAATATCAGCTATCCATTCATCAAAAAATAAATGTAAAGTATTATTATTAGAAGAGCATAATCATATTGGAAAACCAGAAAAATGTGCTGGATTATTAAGTATTTCTGGATTAAAGAAAATAAATATTCCAATTGAAAATTTTTACATTCAAAATTTTATTAATGGAGCAATTATTAAATCCCCTAAAAATAATATTATTGAAATAAATCCAAAAAGAAAAGTTGCAATAGTAGTTAATAGAAGATTATTTGATCAATTTTTAGCTTCTTTAGCAATTAAAGAAGGAGCGTATATTGAATTAGGTGTAAAAGCTTTAAAAATTTTAAATAATGAAAAAAATGTAAAAATTTTTTCTTCTAATAAAAAAGAATATTGTGCTAAAATAGCAATTAATGCTATGGGAAAAAATTCTATTCAATTAGGATATAAAACTGGAAGAAATATTGAAAAATGGTTACCAGCAATTCAAGCAATAATAGCAAATCATTCATTTCAAAAAGATTATGCATACATATTTTTTAAAGAATACATTAAAGGGTTTTTTGGATATTTTGTACCTATAAATGAAGAAATTGGAAAAATTGGTTTAGCTACAAAATATTTTCCATTAAAAGCATTTAATAAATTTATTAAAGAAGAATCCCCAAAATCTAAAATAATAGGCATTTCATTTTCTTCTATTTATACTGGTAAACCAATTAAACCAGCTTATAAAAATAGAATGCTATTTGTTGGAGATGCTGCTGGGCATGTGAAAGCAACAACTGGTGGAGGAATAATATTTGGTGGATTGGGAGCAATTTATGCAGGAGAAATTGCAAGTAAAATTTGTAAATTAGAAAAAGAGAATAAAGACATATTCAATATTTATGAAAAATTATTAGAGAAAAAAATTTATCCAGAACTTGAAACAATGGCATTTTTAAGGAATTTTTTAAACAATATCTCAATTCCATTTTTTGAAAAAATTTTTAAAATAGTAAAAGAAAGTGGATTAGAAAAAGATATAGAAAATTTTGGAGATATGGATTTTCAAAGAAGGACAATTATTAATATATTGAAGAAGAATATTTTAAGAAATGGGGTAAATATTTTTTATAATTTTATAAGAACATTTTTCTAA
- a CDS encoding acylphosphatase yields the protein MEKARAHVFISGLVQGVFFRWNTKKMADKLQLSGWVRNLPDGRVEAIFEGNKESIEKMIEWCKKGPSEAIVEKVEIIWEEYKSEYKGFKIVY from the coding sequence ATGGAAAAAGCTAGAGCACATGTTTTTATTTCAGGATTAGTACAAGGAGTATTTTTTAGATGGAATACTAAAAAAATGGCTGATAAATTACAATTATCTGGATGGGTTAGAAATTTGCCAGATGGAAGAGTTGAAGCTATTTTTGAAGGAAATAAAGAATCTATTGAAAAAATGATTGAATGGTGTAAAAAAGGGCCTTCTGAAGCAATTGTAGAAAAAGTTGAAATTATATGGGAAGAATATAAAAGTGAATATAAAGGATTTAAGATAGTATATTAA
- a CDS encoding FKBP-type peptidyl-prolyl cis-trans isomerase: MPIEKGSFILLDYTARIKETNEVFETTIEEEAKKAGLYNPSIIYEPRLIIIGDGWILKSVEEKLIGLEEASEINIEIPPENAFGPRDPNKIKIIPLRRFRSSEVTPTIGARVSIDGKEGVIRSISSGRVQVDFNPPLAGKSLIYECKIRKIIIDPIEKIKYLLHDRMKEVEVDKFSVEILEKEVRIKMPKESFLLPTLQIAKKLTSKIIYTHMPEIEKVSFIEEYLKSESET, translated from the coding sequence ATGCCTATAGAAAAAGGGAGTTTCATATTGCTAGATTATACAGCTCGTATAAAAGAAACTAATGAAGTATTTGAAACAACTATTGAAGAAGAAGCAAAAAAAGCTGGTTTATACAATCCATCTATAATTTATGAACCTAGATTAATTATTATAGGTGATGGATGGATTTTAAAAAGTGTTGAAGAAAAATTAATAGGATTAGAAGAAGCTTCAGAAATCAATATTGAAATTCCACCTGAAAATGCATTTGGCCCAAGAGATCCAAATAAAATAAAAATAATTCCTTTAAGAAGATTTAGATCAAGTGAAGTAACTCCAACTATTGGAGCTAGAGTTTCTATAGATGGAAAAGAAGGTGTTATACGTTCAATAAGTTCTGGAAGAGTACAAGTTGATTTTAATCCCCCTCTTGCAGGAAAATCTTTAATATATGAGTGCAAAATTAGAAAAATCATAATAGATCCTATTGAAAAAATTAAGTATCTTTTACATGATAGAATGAAAGAAGTGGAAGTTGATAAATTTTCTGTAGAAATATTAGAAAAGGAAGTTAGAATAAAAATGCCTAAAGAATCTTTTTTACTTCCAACATTACAAATTGCTAAAAAACTCACTTCAAAAATAATCTATACTCATATGCCAGAAATTGAAAAAGTTTCTTTTATTGAAGAATACCTTAAATCTGAAAGTGAAACTTAG
- a CDS encoding proteasome subunit beta produces MNIKHIDISMENIRKTGTTTVGLSIKDAVVFATDTRVTAGYFVAHRKGKKLFPLSDNAAITIAGRVADAQVLINILKANINYYQITHGKPMDIISISRLAANLFFRERIFPLLAQVIIGGIDSTGSHLYTIDFTGSLTEENIVSTGSGSPIAYGIIEAEYRKDLTLEEALMLSAKAVASAIKRDIGTGDSIDLAYISKTKGYTELSPKEKEKYVKPFIS; encoded by the coding sequence ATGAATATTAAACATATTGATATTTCAATGGAGAATATAAGAAAAACTGGAACAACAACTGTTGGATTATCTATTAAAGATGCTGTAGTGTTTGCTACAGATACTAGAGTTACTGCAGGATATTTTGTAGCACATAGAAAAGGGAAAAAATTATTTCCACTTTCAGATAATGCAGCTATAACTATTGCAGGAAGAGTTGCTGATGCTCAAGTTTTAATAAATATTCTTAAAGCAAATATAAATTATTATCAAATAACTCATGGAAAACCTATGGATATTATTTCAATTTCTAGATTAGCAGCAAATCTTTTCTTTAGAGAAAGAATATTTCCATTGCTTGCACAAGTAATAATTGGGGGAATAGATTCTACTGGTTCTCATCTTTATACTATTGATTTTACAGGTTCTTTAACAGAAGAAAATATAGTATCAACAGGTTCAGGATCTCCAATTGCATATGGAATTATTGAAGCAGAATATAGAAAAGATTTAACTTTAGAAGAAGCTTTAATGCTTTCTGCTAAAGCTGTAGCATCAGCTATAAAAAGAGATATAGGTACTGGAGATAGTATAGATTTGGCATACATTTCTAAAACAAAAGGATATACAGAATTATCTCCTAAAGAAAAAGAAAAATATGTTAAACCATTCATCAGCTAA
- a CDS encoding beta-CASP ribonuclease aCPSF1, with the protein METIRNDIVKYFTTIAPKEVAITRIEYEGTKLAIYTKNPKIFYEQDQIARDLVSLIKKRVVIRSDPSIRLPKEKVESIIKEKIPMDKIKNIILDELLGEIIIEAHNPDDILNNYKNILDDLTKLTLWKPRIIKSPLMHSKTLEQVRGFMYGSIIERKEILRNIGERIFRPILLNIGDLSITILGSGQQVGRSAILVETKESKVLIDCGIDPGANSLINQFPRFDAIAEKISQLDAIIISHAHLDHSALVPYLFKYDINVPVFCSEPTLPLMAMLQSDFINVAGKEGIPPPYTEKEIRKMLLHTIPLKYKTVTNITPDIRLTMYNSGHILGAAIIHLHIGEGFHNIIYTSDFKFEKTRLLDASTYKFPKMETLIIESTYGNTFVPFTREDSEKLLASYIKQTIEQGGKALIPVPAVGRAQEILLVLDNLIRSNFIPEVPIFVDGLINEATAIHTAYSQYLSNDLRPLLEGGSNPFSSEYVTTVLNNSQRDEIIESKNPCIILSTSGMLEGGPVLNYFRELSEDEKNFLIFVSYQVEGTLGRKLLKGIRDISLINENGKTKVIHVKMKIDKVDGFSGHSSRQQLLDYLKKVSPKPKNLIILHGEPEAIESIAKTANKIIPAKIYTPKNLDAICLS; encoded by the coding sequence ATGGAAACAATAAGAAATGATATAGTAAAATATTTTACAACAATTGCTCCTAAAGAAGTAGCTATAACTAGGATTGAGTATGAAGGAACAAAATTAGCAATATATACAAAAAATCCTAAAATATTTTATGAACAAGATCAAATTGCTAGAGATTTAGTAAGTCTTATAAAAAAGAGAGTTGTAATAAGGTCAGACCCTTCTATTAGATTACCTAAGGAAAAAGTTGAAAGTATAATTAAAGAGAAAATTCCAATGGATAAAATAAAGAACATTATTCTTGATGAATTATTAGGAGAAATAATTATTGAAGCACATAATCCAGATGATATATTAAACAATTATAAAAATATTCTTGATGATTTAACAAAATTAACTTTATGGAAACCAAGAATAATAAAATCTCCATTAATGCATTCAAAAACTCTTGAGCAAGTAAGAGGTTTCATGTATGGATCAATAATTGAAAGAAAAGAAATTTTAAGGAATATTGGTGAAAGAATTTTTAGACCTATTTTATTAAATATCGGAGATTTAAGTATAACAATATTAGGATCAGGACAGCAAGTTGGTAGGTCAGCAATATTAGTTGAAACAAAAGAAAGTAAAGTTTTAATAGATTGTGGAATAGACCCTGGAGCAAATTCTTTAATAAATCAATTTCCAAGGTTTGATGCGATAGCTGAAAAAATATCTCAATTGGATGCGATAATTATTTCTCATGCTCATTTAGACCATTCGGCACTTGTTCCATATTTATTCAAGTATGATATTAATGTTCCTGTTTTTTGTTCAGAACCTACACTTCCATTAATGGCAATGCTTCAAAGTGATTTTATAAATGTAGCTGGGAAAGAAGGAATTCCACCACCTTATACTGAGAAAGAAATTAGAAAAATGCTTTTACATACGATTCCTTTAAAATATAAAACTGTAACAAATATTACTCCAGATATTAGATTAACTATGTATAATTCTGGTCATATATTAGGAGCTGCTATAATTCATTTACACATTGGAGAAGGTTTTCATAATATTATTTACACAAGCGATTTTAAATTTGAGAAAACACGTTTATTAGATGCTAGTACTTATAAATTTCCAAAAATGGAAACTCTTATTATAGAAAGCACTTATGGAAATACTTTTGTTCCATTTACAAGAGAAGATAGCGAGAAACTCTTAGCAAGCTATATTAAGCAAACTATTGAGCAAGGAGGTAAAGCTTTGATACCTGTTCCAGCAGTAGGAAGAGCACAAGAAATTCTTTTAGTATTAGATAATTTAATTAGAAGCAATTTCATTCCTGAAGTACCAATATTTGTAGATGGTCTTATAAATGAAGCTACTGCAATTCATACAGCATATTCACAATATTTATCAAATGATTTAAGACCTTTACTTGAAGGAGGATCAAATCCATTTTCTTCAGAATATGTAACAACTGTATTAAATAATTCTCAAAGAGATGAAATAATAGAATCTAAAAACCCATGCATAATATTATCTACTTCTGGAATGTTAGAAGGAGGACCAGTATTAAATTACTTTAGAGAACTTTCTGAAGATGAAAAGAACTTTTTAATATTTGTAAGTTATCAAGTAGAAGGCACATTGGGTAGAAAACTTTTAAAAGGTATTAGGGATATTTCTTTAATAAATGAAAATGGTAAAACAAAAGTTATTCATGTAAAAATGAAAATAGATAAAGTTGATGGTTTTTCAGGGCATTCAAGTAGACAACAATTATTAGATTATTTGAAAAAGGTATCTCCTAAACCTAAAAATTTAATAATTTTACATGGAGAACCTGAAGCTATAGAAAGTATTGCAAAAACAGCTAATAAAATTATTCCAGCTAAAATATATACTCCTAAAAATTTAGATGCTATTTGTTTATCATAA
- a CDS encoding PUA domain-containing protein, with translation MNIYYRKLTGTSKRDFTKSYINQLSKIIEEKLLIESKINIYIINYEKINFYYFQDKALLFLHNSKFFPALSLKINSEIFSKLPSVFIDKGAIPHICDGADIMRPGIVKFNGNFSIGDIVLIKDIEYSKILAIGEALKESYSCIEEKKGKIIKNIHYVGDSIWKILPEIEGFINQFD, from the coding sequence ATGAATATTTATTATAGAAAATTAACAGGAACAAGCAAAAGAGATTTCACCAAATCATATATAAATCAATTATCTAAAATTATTGAAGAAAAATTATTAATAGAAAGTAAAATAAACATATACATAATAAATTATGAAAAAATTAATTTTTATTATTTTCAAGATAAGGCATTGCTTTTTTTACATAATTCAAAATTTTTTCCAGCATTATCTTTAAAAATTAATTCAGAAATATTTTCTAAATTGCCAAGTGTTTTTATTGATAAAGGAGCTATTCCACATATATGCGATGGAGCAGATATTATGAGACCTGGAATAGTTAAATTTAATGGAAATTTTTCAATAGGAGATATTGTTTTAATCAAAGATATTGAATATTCTAAAATTTTAGCTATTGGAGAAGCTTTAAAAGAATCTTATTCATGTATTGAAGAAAAAAAGGGGAAAATTATAAAAAATATTCATTATGTAGGAGATAGTATTTGGAAAATATTGCCTGAAATAGAAGGCTTTATTAACCAATTTGATTAA
- a CDS encoding LSm family protein: MSVDISLKVLSKSLGEKVLVKLRNGKTLRGFLQGYDQHMNLVLEDAEEIVNDENTNKLGPIVVRGDNIIMISPLLIKK, translated from the coding sequence TTGTCTGTGGATATATCTCTTAAAGTTCTTTCAAAAAGCTTAGGTGAAAAAGTTTTAGTAAAGCTTAGGAATGGAAAAACTCTTAGAGGTTTTCTTCAAGGATATGATCAACATATGAATCTTGTTCTTGAAGATGCTGAAGAAATAGTAAATGATGAAAATACTAATAAATTAGGTCCAATAGTTGTAAGAGGAGATAATATAATAATGATATCTCCGCTTTTAATAAAAAAATAA
- a CDS encoding 50S ribosomal protein L37e has protein sequence MVKGTPSFGKRNKKVHIRCRRCGRVSFHVSKKRCAACGFGETKTLRKYKWHKF, from the coding sequence ATGGTAAAAGGCACTCCTTCTTTTGGTAAAAGGAATAAAAAAGTGCATATAAGATGTAGACGTTGTGGTAGAGTATCTTTTCATGTTTCTAAAAAAAGGTGTGCTGCTTGTGGCTTTGGAGAAACAAAGACATTAAGGAAATATAAATGGCATAAATTTTAA
- a CDS encoding flavin reductase family protein, with protein MKIEVDLNESYKLLHPRPVAMICSIGNDGKINIMACSWITPISDEPPLIAISLWSKGYTHKLIDEIGEFTVNIPSINLLEKVWIAGTKSGSKVDKAKLLKLSFKESKKVKPPIINDCIGNLECKVRNRIIVNEQILYIAEVLKAYVEENLFEDNILIEEANILHHVGGKIFAITTKYLKAK; from the coding sequence ATGAAAATCGAGGTTGATCTTAACGAATCTTATAAACTTCTTCATCCACGTCCAGTTGCAATGATATGTTCTATTGGAAATGATGGTAAAATAAATATTATGGCATGTTCTTGGATTACTCCTATAAGCGATGAACCACCATTAATAGCAATATCTTTATGGTCTAAAGGATATACGCATAAATTAATAGATGAAATTGGTGAATTTACAGTTAATATACCATCAATAAATCTATTAGAAAAGGTATGGATAGCTGGTACTAAAAGTGGAAGCAAAGTAGATAAAGCTAAATTATTAAAATTATCATTTAAAGAATCGAAAAAAGTTAAACCTCCAATAATAAATGATTGTATAGGAAATTTAGAATGTAAAGTTAGGAATAGAATAATTGTAAATGAGCAAATATTATATATTGCTGAAGTATTAAAAGCGTATGTTGAGGAAAATTTATTTGAAGATAATATTTTAATTGAAGAAGCAAATATATTACATCATGTTGGTGGTAAAATTTTTGCAATAACAACAAAATATTTAAAAGCCAAATAG
- a CDS encoding ParB/RepB/Spo0J family partition protein: MKTIAKIEEPLHGYSQEIAIIPIDNLKVIEIQRAPSKFHIKRLSESIRKIGFVIPLVVVKRGNENIIIDGQHRFLAAKELGIKQLPAIIIPEKYAHELMELNIEKQMSLREKAYVALNVYRMYLKEKPEMNEDDGQMMDSIEFAYYVTLGIAYEKAPKLFGSAYESILKKIDFFLSKPLIDAVKEREERANIIIETDNIARKAIEKIREIGIDHPFLYKEVVSFCTPVKRKRKVEQSFNEMFDALKENLKSLISNPHKIREHKFSTTIEL, translated from the coding sequence ATGAAAACTATAGCTAAAATAGAAGAACCTTTACATGGTTATTCTCAAGAAATCGCTATAATTCCTATAGATAATCTTAAAGTTATAGAAATACAAAGAGCACCCTCAAAATTTCATATTAAAAGACTTAGTGAATCTATTAGAAAAATAGGTTTTGTAATTCCTTTAGTTGTTGTAAAAAGAGGGAATGAAAATATAATAATCGATGGACAACATAGATTTCTTGCAGCAAAAGAACTTGGAATAAAGCAATTGCCTGCAATCATAATCCCTGAAAAATATGCACACGAATTAATGGAGTTAAATATTGAAAAGCAAATGTCTCTTAGAGAAAAAGCATACGTTGCTTTGAATGTTTATAGAATGTATTTAAAAGAAAAACCAGAAATGAATGAAGATGATGGACAAATGATGGATTCTATCGAATTTGCTTATTATGTTACTTTAGGAATTGCTTATGAAAAAGCACCAAAACTTTTCGGTTCAGCATACGAATCGATTTTAAAGAAAATTGATTTCTTTCTTTCAAAACCATTAATAGATGCTGTAAAAGAAAGAGAAGAAAGAGCTAATATTATAATAGAAACAGATAATATAGCAAGAAAAGCAATAGAAAAAATTAGGGAAATTGGTATAGACCATCCATTTTTATATAAAGAAGTAGTATCTTTTTGTACACCAGTAAAAAGAAAAAGGAAAGTTGAACAAAGTTTTAATGAAATGTTCGATGCTTTAAAGGAAAATCTAAAAAGCTTAATTTCAAACCCTCATAAAATAAGAGAACATAAGTTTTCTACAACGATTGAATTATAA